The Mycolicibacterium flavescens genome has a segment encoding these proteins:
- the ssuC gene encoding nitrate/sulfonate/bicarbonate ABC transporter permease: protein MTAPPDLTAPTAPITAGPATNRTRRQHKWAAIRLASPVVLLVLWQLLSAVGVISQDVLPAPSLILEAGVELVRNGQLADALSVSGIRVVEGLVLGGVLGVALGTAVGLSRWVEAGIDPPMQMVRALPHLGLIPLFILWFGIGELPKVLLVALGVSFPLYLNTFSAIRQVDPKLFETAQVLGFSFWQRFWRIIVPSAAPQVLVGFRQSLAIAWLTLIVAEQINADSGIGFLINNARDFLRIDIIIFGLIVYALLGIGTDAIVRVLERRALRYRS from the coding sequence GTGACCGCCCCACCCGATCTCACCGCGCCCACCGCGCCGATCACGGCCGGACCGGCCACGAATCGCACTCGGCGGCAACACAAGTGGGCCGCTATCCGGTTGGCGTCCCCGGTGGTCCTGCTGGTGCTGTGGCAGCTTCTCAGCGCTGTCGGCGTCATTTCCCAGGACGTGCTGCCCGCCCCGTCGCTGATCCTCGAGGCGGGCGTGGAGCTGGTCCGTAACGGCCAACTCGCCGACGCGCTGAGCGTTTCCGGAATCCGGGTGGTCGAGGGCCTGGTTCTCGGCGGCGTTCTCGGTGTCGCGCTCGGCACGGCCGTCGGCCTGTCGCGGTGGGTGGAGGCCGGCATCGATCCGCCCATGCAGATGGTCAGGGCGCTGCCCCATCTCGGCCTGATCCCGTTGTTCATCCTGTGGTTCGGCATCGGCGAACTGCCCAAGGTGCTGCTGGTCGCGTTGGGTGTCAGTTTTCCGCTGTACCTGAACACGTTCTCGGCTATCCGCCAGGTCGACCCGAAACTTTTCGAAACCGCTCAGGTGCTCGGCTTTTCGTTCTGGCAGCGATTCTGGCGCATCATCGTGCCAAGCGCGGCGCCCCAGGTGCTCGTCGGGTTTCGGCAGTCGTTGGCGATCGCATGGCTGACGTTGATCGTCGCCGAGCAGATCAACGCCGACAGCGGGATCGGCTTCCTGATCAACAACGCGCGCGATTTCCTGCGCATCGACATCATCATCTTCGGCCTGATCGTGTACGCGTTGCTCGGTATCGGTACCGACGCGATCGTCCGCGTTCTCGAACGACGCGCATTGAGGTACCGCTCATGA
- the arnC_1 gene encoding glycosyl transferase family protein, which translates to MTTGRDPGERPSQRALVIIPTYNERENLPLIVERVQNALPDIHLLIVDDGSPDGTGRLADELALADPDRIHVMHRNAKGGLGAAYLAGFAWGLSREYSVLVEMDADGSHPPEQLYRLLDAIDGGADLVIGSRYVPGGEVRNWPRRRLLLSRTANGYSRILLGVDIHDITAGYRAYRREVLEKIDLSAVDSKGYCFQIDLTWRTINNGFVVVEVPITFTEREFGQSKMSGSNIREALFKVAEWGLRGRIDRGRGARVTR; encoded by the coding sequence ATGACGACGGGCCGGGACCCGGGGGAGCGACCCAGCCAGCGCGCGCTGGTCATCATCCCCACCTACAACGAGCGGGAGAACCTTCCGCTGATCGTCGAGCGCGTCCAGAACGCTCTGCCCGACATCCACCTCCTGATCGTCGACGACGGCAGCCCTGACGGCACCGGCAGGCTCGCCGACGAACTGGCCCTCGCGGACCCCGACCGCATCCACGTCATGCACCGCAATGCCAAGGGCGGCCTGGGCGCGGCGTACCTGGCCGGTTTCGCCTGGGGGCTGAGCCGCGAGTATTCCGTGCTGGTCGAGATGGACGCCGACGGCAGCCACCCGCCCGAGCAGCTGTACCGGTTGCTCGACGCCATCGACGGAGGCGCCGACCTGGTCATCGGCTCGCGCTACGTGCCCGGCGGAGAAGTCCGTAACTGGCCCCGGCGTCGCCTGCTGCTATCGCGTACCGCCAACGGTTACTCGCGCATCCTGCTCGGCGTCGACATCCATGACATCACCGCCGGTTACCGCGCCTACCGCCGCGAGGTGCTGGAGAAGATCGATCTGAGCGCGGTCGACTCCAAGGGTTACTGCTTCCAGATCGACCTGACCTGGCGCACGATCAACAACGGCTTCGTCGTCGTAGAAGTGCCCATCACCTTCACCGAACGCGAGTTCGGTCAGTCCAAGATGAGTGGATCCAACATCCGCGAGGCCCTGTTCAAGGTCGCGGAGTGGGGTCTGCGCGGCCGCATCGATCGCGGCCGTGGGGCCCGCGTCACGCGCTGA
- the ssuA gene encoding ABC transporter, substrate-binding protein, aliphatic sulfonates family gives MSRVVAVLALIGLLVSGCVSRQDSSVTKEAPATVPLSDLAGLTLNVGDQKGGTEALLRASGALDGLPYQINFSTFTSGPPQIEAATAGKIDFAITGNTPPIFGAASNAKVKVVSALDGGGFGDQILVHADSPIQRVADLRGKSIALAKGSSAHGHTLVQLDRVGLTASDVKLVFLQPADALSAFTQRRVDVWAVWDPYTAQAETDLAVRSIARATGVTNGAGFGIASDAALADPKRNTALTDLVQRYAKAVRWADDNREQWAKRYGEEVGLDPAVAALAQGRSLRLPTDLSDALIASEQEMADLFAESEQIAASPDFARWVDRRYTDVLKPLYLTRD, from the coding sequence ATGTCCAGGGTCGTCGCCGTTCTCGCGCTCATCGGCCTGTTGGTGAGCGGGTGCGTGTCGCGACAGGACAGCTCGGTGACCAAGGAGGCACCGGCCACCGTACCGTTGTCCGACCTCGCCGGCCTCACGCTCAACGTCGGCGACCAGAAGGGCGGCACCGAGGCGCTGCTGCGCGCATCGGGCGCTCTCGACGGCCTGCCGTACCAGATCAACTTCTCCACGTTCACGTCCGGTCCGCCCCAGATCGAGGCCGCCACCGCCGGCAAGATCGACTTCGCGATCACCGGCAACACACCGCCGATCTTCGGTGCCGCCTCCAACGCGAAGGTCAAGGTCGTCTCCGCCTTGGACGGTGGTGGGTTCGGCGATCAGATCCTGGTGCACGCCGATTCACCCATCCAGCGGGTCGCGGATCTGCGCGGCAAGAGCATTGCGCTCGCCAAAGGCAGTTCGGCACACGGTCATACGCTGGTTCAGCTGGATCGGGTGGGGTTGACCGCATCGGACGTGAAGCTGGTGTTCCTGCAACCCGCCGACGCGCTGTCGGCGTTCACCCAGCGCCGCGTCGACGTCTGGGCAGTATGGGACCCTTACACCGCCCAAGCCGAGACCGACCTGGCGGTGCGCAGTATCGCCCGTGCCACCGGTGTCACCAACGGTGCCGGGTTCGGAATCGCCTCCGACGCCGCGCTGGCCGACCCGAAACGCAACACCGCACTGACAGACCTGGTGCAGCGCTACGCCAAGGCCGTCCGGTGGGCCGATGACAACCGCGAGCAGTGGGCGAAGCGCTACGGCGAGGAAGTCGGTCTCGATCCCGCGGTCGCCGCACTCGCCCAAGGGCGCAGCCTGCGGTTGCCCACCGACCTGTCCGATGCACTGATCGCGTCCGAGCAGGAGATGGCTGATCTGTTCGCCGAGTCCGAACAGATCGCGGCGTCACCGGATTTCGCGCGCTGGGTCGACCGCCGCTATACCGACGTGCTCAAGCCCCTCTACCTGACTCGCGATTAG
- the ssuB gene encoding nitrate/sulfonate/bicarbonate ABC transporter ATPase, protein MTLATARQLRTAAELRHVDKWYGEHHVLVDVSMRIGSGEIVALIGRSGSGKSTVLRVLAGLSTEHSGQRVVLGPPALAFQEPRLFPWRDVRTNVEYGLTRSGLRKDQARIRAERALADVGLADRAGAWPLTLSGGQAQRVSLARALVAEPDLLLLDEPFGALDALTRLSMRELLLDLWREHGFGVLLVTHDVDEAVALADRVLVLDDGRVTHTLDIADPRTSIGAENHRAELLAQLGVQG, encoded by the coding sequence ATGACATTGGCCACCGCACGGCAACTCCGCACCGCGGCCGAACTGCGGCACGTCGACAAGTGGTACGGCGAGCACCACGTGCTCGTCGACGTGTCGATGAGGATCGGCAGCGGCGAGATCGTCGCGCTGATCGGCCGCAGCGGATCCGGTAAGTCGACCGTGCTGCGGGTGCTCGCCGGCCTGTCGACCGAACACAGCGGGCAGCGTGTCGTGTTGGGCCCGCCCGCACTGGCCTTTCAGGAGCCGCGGCTGTTTCCGTGGCGTGACGTGCGCACGAACGTCGAGTACGGGCTCACTCGCAGCGGGTTGCGCAAGGATCAGGCCCGGATACGCGCCGAGCGGGCGCTTGCCGACGTCGGGCTCGCCGACCGTGCCGGCGCATGGCCGCTGACGCTGTCCGGCGGTCAGGCACAGCGGGTTTCGCTCGCTCGTGCACTGGTGGCCGAACCCGATCTGCTGCTGCTCGACGAGCCGTTCGGCGCGTTGGACGCGTTGACGCGGTTGAGCATGCGCGAGCTGCTGCTCGATCTCTGGCGCGAGCACGGGTTCGGCGTGCTGTTGGTCACGCACGACGTCGATGAGGCCGTCGCGCTCGCCGATCGTGTGCTCGTGCTCGACGACGGCCGCGTCACTCACACGCTCGATATCGCCGACCCACGCACCTCGATCGGCGCGGAGAACCACCGTGCCGAACTGCTCGCCCAGCTCGGCGTGCAGGGCTGA
- the ssuD_2 gene encoding alkanesulfonate monooxygenase, which yields MSSGKFFWFLPTAGDSRSIVGSSHASSQQTVPANYRPPTRRYLAEVARAADRLGYEGVLTPTGTWCEDAWLSASALLAETERLKFLVAFRPGLTPPTLAAQQAATLQRFSEGRVLLNIVSGGDDLEQRRFGDWLDHDQRYARTGEFLHIVDAIWRQESLDFEGDYYKVADARVSEPPDPLPQIYFGGSSPAALPIAAKYVDVYLTWGEPPHDAAAKIARVRELAEHRGRTVRFGIRLHTISRDTSAAAWAVANEMLSGLSADQIAKATALHARSQSEGQRRMTALHGGRTDRLEIYPNLWAGVGLVRGGAGTALVGSHEEVANLIYEYYSLGFDEFILSGYPHLEEAYWFGEGVLPLLKRKGVA from the coding sequence ATGTCCTCGGGGAAGTTTTTCTGGTTCCTGCCCACCGCCGGAGACAGCCGCTCCATCGTCGGCTCCTCGCACGCGTCGTCACAGCAGACCGTGCCCGCCAATTACCGTCCGCCGACGCGGCGCTACCTCGCCGAGGTGGCCCGCGCCGCCGACCGCCTGGGCTACGAAGGGGTGCTCACCCCGACCGGAACCTGGTGTGAGGACGCGTGGTTGAGCGCATCGGCCCTTCTGGCGGAGACCGAGCGGCTGAAGTTCCTCGTCGCGTTCCGGCCGGGGCTGACGCCGCCCACACTCGCCGCGCAGCAGGCCGCGACGCTGCAGCGGTTCTCCGAGGGGCGTGTGCTGCTCAACATCGTCAGCGGGGGTGACGACCTCGAACAGCGCCGGTTCGGCGATTGGCTCGACCACGACCAGCGCTACGCGCGGACGGGGGAGTTCCTCCACATCGTCGACGCCATCTGGCGTCAGGAATCGCTGGACTTCGAGGGCGATTACTACAAGGTCGCCGACGCCCGGGTGTCGGAGCCGCCGGATCCGCTGCCGCAGATCTACTTCGGCGGATCCTCACCGGCCGCGCTGCCGATCGCCGCGAAGTACGTCGACGTGTACCTGACATGGGGCGAGCCCCCGCATGACGCCGCCGCGAAGATCGCGCGAGTTCGTGAACTCGCTGAACACCGCGGCCGCACGGTGCGGTTCGGCATCCGGCTGCACACCATCAGCCGCGACACCTCCGCGGCCGCCTGGGCGGTCGCCAACGAGATGCTATCGGGCCTCAGCGCCGACCAGATCGCCAAAGCCACTGCGCTGCACGCTCGGTCGCAATCCGAAGGGCAGCGTCGGATGACCGCACTGCACGGCGGCCGGACCGACCGGCTGGAGATCTACCCGAACCTGTGGGCGGGTGTCGGCTTGGTGCGCGGCGGCGCGGGCACGGCGCTCGTCGGCAGCCATGAGGAGGTCGCCAATCTGATCTACGAGTATTACTCGCTCGGCTTCGACGAGTTCATTCTGTCGGGCTACCCGCACCTGGAAGAGGCCTACTGGTTCGGCGAAGGCGTGCTACCGCTGCTGAAGCGTAAGGGCGTCGCCTAG
- the pnbA_1 gene encoding carboxylesterase type B — translation MHEHTVRATIASGTIEGFTRDGVHRWRGIPYARPPVGPLRLRAPQPVQPWRGVRYCHGYGNCAPQQRMYTMLAPGKYQPMSEDCLTLNVVSPKKKSDSALPVMVFIHGGGYFMGTSATPIYDGAALARKGCVYVSVNYRLGALGCLDLSSLSNRDITIDDNLYLRDLVMALRWVRENIAVFGGDPDNVTIFGESAGAHAVATLLAVPAAKGLFAKAISESPAAGMVRTPEVAAQYATRFAAMLGAGEDDGADAVMAARPADLVEAFEELIKQGQREMLGAFAAGPTSGTEYLPQDPVEAMRSGKGHRLPLIVGTNAEEANLFGRFLKLLPMSEPMIERLLAEAEPEERERITAAYPGYPNQRACVQFGSDFAFGSAAWQIAEAHSRHAPTYLYRYDYAPRPLRWSGLGATHATELLAVFDVYRTGFGRLLTAVGDRRTALRVSDDVQRRWREFARTGVPCPDWPTYTGADRAVRVFDQRPRIEFDPHAARREAWANFSLVSR, via the coding sequence ATGCACGAACACACCGTCCGCGCGACCATCGCCTCCGGCACCATCGAGGGGTTCACCCGCGACGGCGTGCACCGTTGGCGTGGCATCCCCTACGCGCGCCCGCCGGTGGGTCCGCTGCGCCTGCGCGCGCCCCAGCCGGTGCAGCCGTGGCGCGGCGTCCGCTACTGCCACGGATACGGCAACTGCGCCCCGCAGCAACGCATGTACACGATGCTGGCGCCGGGCAAGTACCAACCGATGAGCGAGGACTGCCTGACCCTGAACGTGGTGAGCCCGAAGAAGAAGTCGGACTCCGCGCTGCCGGTCATGGTCTTCATCCACGGCGGCGGCTACTTCATGGGGACGTCGGCCACCCCGATCTATGACGGTGCGGCGCTGGCCCGCAAGGGATGTGTGTACGTCTCGGTCAACTACCGCCTGGGCGCGCTGGGGTGTCTGGACCTCTCGTCGCTGTCGAACCGGGACATCACGATCGACGACAACCTGTATCTGCGCGACCTGGTGATGGCCCTGCGCTGGGTACGCGAGAACATCGCGGTGTTCGGCGGCGATCCCGACAACGTCACGATCTTCGGTGAGAGCGCCGGAGCGCACGCCGTGGCCACGTTGCTCGCAGTTCCCGCAGCGAAAGGCCTTTTTGCGAAAGCGATCTCGGAGAGCCCGGCGGCGGGGATGGTGCGCACCCCTGAGGTGGCCGCGCAGTACGCGACGCGGTTCGCGGCGATGCTGGGCGCGGGGGAGGACGACGGCGCCGACGCGGTGATGGCGGCGCGGCCGGCCGACCTGGTCGAGGCGTTCGAAGAGCTCATCAAACAAGGCCAGCGTGAGATGCTCGGCGCCTTCGCGGCCGGTCCCACGAGCGGAACCGAATATCTGCCACAGGATCCGGTGGAGGCGATGCGCAGCGGTAAGGGCCACCGGCTTCCGCTCATCGTCGGGACCAATGCCGAAGAGGCCAACCTCTTCGGTCGCTTCCTCAAGCTGCTGCCCATGTCCGAGCCGATGATCGAGCGGCTGCTCGCCGAAGCCGAACCCGAAGAACGCGAACGCATCACCGCCGCGTACCCCGGCTATCCGAACCAGAGGGCATGTGTCCAGTTCGGCAGTGATTTCGCGTTCGGTTCGGCCGCCTGGCAGATCGCCGAGGCGCACAGCCGCCACGCGCCGACCTACCTCTACCGCTACGACTACGCACCGCGGCCGTTGCGGTGGTCGGGACTCGGCGCCACGCACGCCACCGAACTGTTGGCGGTGTTCGACGTGTACCGCACCGGGTTCGGTCGTCTGCTCACCGCAGTCGGTGACCGCCGAACCGCGTTGCGCGTCAGCGATGACGTCCAACGCCGCTGGCGCGAGTTCGCCCGCACCGGCGTGCCTTGCCCCGACTGGCCCACCTACACCGGCGCGGACCGCGCCGTGCGAGTGTTCGATCAGCGCCCGCGCATCGAGTTTGACCCGCACGCCGCCCGCAGGGAGGCATGGGCGAACTTCTCGCTAGTCTCGCGTTAA
- the lnt_1 gene encoding apolipoprotein N-acyltransferase — protein sequence MAETLSRARRFGQGLVDRLPQLGVAIVAGVLLCLSFPPIGWWYLGFLAFALLAWVLTRETTTVLGGFGYGFLFGAAFYLPLLPWVGAFVGPFPWIGLSLAEAVFPALFGAAAVVVRRLPGWPLWFAGLWAAQEWLKSTLPFGGFPWGGVAYGQTESPLRSIAQLGGAPLLSFAVVLVGFSLAAMVFEVIQWWRRDDAQTTPPAVVVPGLCISAVLLATALTWPHVRQSGLGAGDEHSVTVAVVQGNVPRLGLDFNAQRRAVLDNHIRETLRLAEDVRAGRAPQPMFVVWPENSSDIDPLANSDAHELISSAAAAIDAPILVGAVVEAPGATAEVPTTTNSVIVWNPESGPGERHDKQIVQPFGEYLPWRGFFRNFSEYADRAGYFVPGDGTGVVHPAGVPVGVATCWEVIFDRAPRESVRNGAQLLVVPSNNATFTESMSEQQLAFARLRAVEHDRYVVVAGTTGISAIISPDGRELARTAFYEPAYLDSAVRLKTQLTAATRFGPLVEGLLIVLGVGSLIVAMLHNEGFVRRRVGGRTTDRGAT from the coding sequence ATGGCTGAAACTCTCTCGAGGGCAAGGCGATTCGGCCAGGGCCTGGTGGACCGGCTGCCGCAGCTGGGCGTGGCGATCGTCGCCGGGGTACTTCTGTGTCTGAGCTTTCCGCCCATTGGATGGTGGTATCTGGGCTTCCTCGCGTTCGCACTGCTGGCGTGGGTGCTGACACGCGAGACCACCACGGTGCTCGGCGGATTCGGCTACGGGTTCCTGTTCGGGGCCGCGTTCTACCTACCGTTGCTGCCGTGGGTCGGGGCGTTCGTCGGCCCCTTCCCGTGGATCGGACTGTCGCTCGCCGAGGCGGTGTTTCCGGCCCTCTTCGGCGCGGCCGCGGTGGTGGTTCGCCGACTGCCGGGCTGGCCGCTGTGGTTCGCCGGGTTGTGGGCCGCGCAGGAGTGGCTCAAGTCGACGCTGCCGTTCGGCGGATTCCCCTGGGGTGGCGTCGCGTACGGCCAGACGGAGAGCCCGCTGCGCTCGATCGCCCAACTCGGCGGGGCGCCGCTGCTGTCTTTCGCGGTGGTGCTCGTCGGGTTCAGCTTGGCGGCAATGGTATTCGAGGTGATCCAGTGGTGGCGTCGCGACGACGCGCAGACCACACCACCGGCCGTGGTGGTGCCCGGCCTGTGTATCAGCGCCGTGCTGCTGGCCACCGCGCTGACGTGGCCGCACGTGCGCCAGTCCGGCCTCGGCGCCGGTGACGAGCACTCGGTCACCGTCGCCGTTGTCCAAGGCAATGTGCCCCGGCTCGGATTGGATTTCAACGCCCAGCGTCGCGCCGTGCTCGACAACCATATCCGCGAGACGTTGCGGCTGGCCGAGGACGTGAGGGCGGGCCGCGCGCCGCAGCCGATGTTCGTCGTCTGGCCCGAGAACTCCTCCGACATCGATCCACTGGCCAATTCCGACGCTCACGAGCTGATCTCGTCGGCCGCCGCGGCCATCGACGCGCCGATCCTCGTCGGCGCGGTGGTCGAGGCTCCCGGCGCCACGGCCGAGGTGCCGACCACGACGAACTCGGTGATCGTGTGGAACCCGGAGAGCGGGCCCGGCGAGCGCCACGACAAGCAGATCGTGCAGCCGTTCGGCGAGTACCTGCCGTGGCGCGGGTTCTTCCGCAACTTCTCCGAGTACGCGGACCGCGCCGGCTACTTCGTACCCGGTGACGGAACGGGCGTCGTGCACCCGGCCGGCGTGCCGGTGGGGGTGGCCACCTGCTGGGAGGTGATCTTCGACCGTGCGCCGCGCGAGTCGGTGCGCAACGGCGCACAACTGCTGGTCGTGCCGTCCAACAACGCGACGTTCACCGAGTCCATGAGCGAACAGCAACTCGCGTTCGCCCGGCTGCGTGCTGTCGAACACGACCGCTACGTGGTCGTGGCGGGGACGACGGGGATCAGCGCGATTATCTCGCCGGACGGCCGTGAGCTGGCTCGCACCGCGTTCTACGAACCGGCCTACCTCGACTCCGCCGTGCGGCTGAAAACCCAGCTCACAGCCGCGACGCGGTTCGGGCCGCTGGTGGAGGGGCTGCTCATCGTCCTCGGCGTGGGCAGCCTGATCGTCGCGATGCTGCACAATGAAGGCTTTGTGCGTCGCCGAGTGGGCGGCCGCACCACAGACAGAGGAGCCACATGA
- a CDS encoding protein LppI, with translation MASRRAWPEIACRPASLAGMRMAVLIASVLVAGCSTTTGGQAERIEPIPPAPPASSPTTTTTKPKPTAPPAPGAPIGDVVAWVEAGEPADAAQFHVATREGQTTDLGEDVAFTTPSGKTSCMTDSQYADGALACLVDLVDPPPRPEDAYGEWKGGWVDYDGNSVTIGSVHGDPGRFTAGEGPELPYGLVLSFGDYRCRTDTVGLFCVNHAYQSAVKFSDAGIEPFGCLQSVAAPPQTGEKFSC, from the coding sequence ATGGCCTCCCGCCGCGCCTGGCCAGAGATTGCGTGTCGGCCCGCTAGCCTGGCCGGTATGCGAATGGCTGTGCTGATCGCGTCTGTGCTGGTAGCGGGGTGTTCGACGACCACGGGCGGACAGGCTGAACGGATCGAACCGATCCCGCCGGCGCCGCCGGCGAGTTCGCCCACCACGACCACGACCAAACCGAAGCCGACCGCCCCACCGGCCCCCGGCGCACCGATCGGCGACGTGGTGGCCTGGGTCGAAGCCGGTGAACCCGCTGACGCCGCCCAGTTCCACGTGGCCACGCGTGAGGGACAGACGACGGACCTCGGGGAGGACGTCGCGTTCACCACGCCGTCGGGCAAGACCAGCTGTATGACCGACAGCCAGTACGCCGACGGTGCGTTGGCCTGCCTGGTGGACCTGGTCGACCCGCCGCCACGGCCCGAGGACGCCTACGGCGAGTGGAAGGGCGGCTGGGTCGACTACGACGGCAACAGCGTGACCATCGGCTCCGTGCACGGAGACCCCGGCCGGTTCACCGCCGGTGAGGGGCCCGAACTTCCGTACGGCCTGGTGCTGTCGTTCGGGGACTACCGCTGCCGGACCGACACCGTCGGACTCTTCTGCGTCAACCACGCCTACCAATCCGCGGTCAAGTTCAGCGATGCAGGCATCGAACCCTTCGGCTGCCTGCAGTCGGTCGCCGCGCCCCCGCAGACCGGCGAGAAGTTCAGCTGCTGA
- a CDS encoding membrane protein: MADRVLRGSRLGAVSYETDRNHDLAPRQVARYRTDNGEEFDVPFADDAEIPHTWLCRNGMEGTLIEGDAPEPKKTKPPRTHWDMLLERRSIEELEELLKERLDIIKARRRG; this comes from the coding sequence ATGGCTGATCGCGTCTTGAGGGGAAGTCGCCTCGGAGCCGTGAGCTACGAGACCGACCGCAACCACGACTTGGCGCCGCGTCAGGTCGCGCGGTACCGCACCGACAACGGTGAAGAGTTCGACGTTCCGTTCGCCGACGACGCCGAGATTCCGCACACCTGGCTGTGCCGCAACGGCATGGAAGGCACCCTGATCGAGGGGGACGCCCCCGAGCCGAAGAAGACCAAGCCGCCGCGCACGCACTGGGACATGCTGCTCGAGCGCCGGTCGATCGAGGAGCTCGAAGAGCTGCTCAAGGAGCGGCTCGACATCATCAAGGCCCGCCGCCGCGGCTGA
- a CDS encoding putative aminoglycoside phosphotransferase, whose protein sequence is MPTINVVERPAELNAQWLTSAIGSPVADFSYERIGTGQMSECYRVALTYAGEDTGPATVVLKVAATDPVSRQTGLALGLYEREVRFYTDIAPRIGGPVAPCFSSAFNAETGAFHLLLGDAGPATVGDEIRGASAEQAMLALSELGRLHGPLLCDPAVASAEWLNREAPVNQALIAGLYAGFAERYADLIAPAHRDVCERLIASFDEYLAAESAPDRVMGLVHGDYRLDNMLFGQPGADRPLTVVDWQTVTWGPAMTDVAYFMGCALPVEVRREHYDALLSAYHSALGPNPPITLHDVRDGVRRQTFFGVMMAIISSMLVERTERGDEMFMTMLARHCEHVLDVDALSALPEPTVPEPLTPTAEDDGEHPPGDEPLWNESWYFDFVDPQQEIGGWVRLGLYPNIETSWINGLVCGPDIPTYALLDFEGTDAIELTLTPTEPLKTFRVTMRGRGQAYDDPAGLLRNESGRPVDVSMELEWTTTGTPYLYRVTPRYEIPCSVSGTVSVDGREFTFTDVPGQRDHSWGVRDWWAMDWVWSALHLDDGTHLHGVDIRIPGAPPLGIGYVQPPGEPLIELQTVTARETFADNALPVETTLTLAPGDVTVTAEVRAHAPVLLTSPDGRISHFPRAWATVTTADGRKGVGWLEWNRNQP, encoded by the coding sequence GTGCCCACCATCAATGTCGTCGAGCGCCCCGCGGAACTGAACGCCCAGTGGCTCACGTCGGCGATCGGTTCACCTGTCGCGGACTTCTCCTACGAGCGCATCGGAACCGGCCAGATGAGCGAGTGCTACCGCGTCGCGTTGACGTATGCGGGTGAGGACACCGGCCCCGCGACCGTGGTGCTCAAGGTGGCCGCCACCGACCCGGTCAGCAGGCAGACCGGTTTGGCGCTGGGCCTGTACGAACGCGAGGTGCGGTTCTACACCGACATCGCGCCGCGGATCGGGGGGCCGGTGGCGCCGTGCTTCTCCTCGGCGTTCAACGCCGAAACCGGCGCCTTCCATCTGCTGCTCGGCGACGCGGGACCCGCGACCGTCGGCGACGAGATCCGCGGCGCTTCAGCTGAACAGGCCATGCTGGCGCTGTCCGAGCTCGGCCGGTTGCACGGGCCGCTGCTCTGCGATCCCGCTGTCGCGAGCGCCGAGTGGCTCAACCGAGAGGCGCCGGTCAACCAGGCGCTGATCGCCGGCTTGTACGCGGGCTTCGCCGAGCGGTACGCCGACTTGATCGCGCCCGCGCACCGTGACGTGTGCGAGCGACTGATCGCAAGCTTCGACGAGTATCTGGCAGCGGAATCCGCGCCCGATCGGGTCATGGGGCTCGTGCACGGCGATTACCGCCTCGACAACATGCTGTTCGGGCAGCCGGGCGCGGATCGTCCTTTGACGGTGGTGGATTGGCAGACGGTTACGTGGGGGCCTGCGATGACGGACGTCGCGTACTTCATGGGCTGTGCGCTTCCTGTCGAGGTGCGCCGCGAGCACTACGACGCGCTGCTTTCCGCATACCACTCCGCGCTTGGTCCGAACCCTCCGATCACCCTCCACGACGTGCGCGACGGGGTGCGTAGGCAGACTTTCTTCGGCGTGATGATGGCGATCATTTCGTCGATGCTCGTCGAGCGGACCGAGCGCGGCGACGAGATGTTCATGACGATGCTGGCTCGCCATTGCGAGCATGTGCTCGACGTCGACGCGCTGAGCGCGCTGCCAGAACCGACTGTGCCAGAACCGCTTACGCCCACCGCCGAGGACGATGGCGAACACCCGCCCGGTGACGAGCCGCTGTGGAATGAGAGCTGGTACTTCGACTTCGTCGACCCGCAGCAGGAGATCGGCGGGTGGGTGCGTCTGGGGTTGTACCCGAACATCGAGACGTCCTGGATCAACGGCCTGGTATGTGGTCCGGACATCCCGACCTACGCGCTGCTCGACTTCGAGGGCACCGATGCGATCGAACTGACGCTGACCCCCACCGAACCGCTCAAGACGTTCCGCGTCACGATGCGCGGTCGCGGCCAGGCGTACGACGATCCGGCCGGGCTGTTACGCAACGAATCCGGCCGTCCCGTCGACGTGTCGATGGAACTCGAGTGGACCACCACCGGCACTCCGTATCTGTACCGGGTGACCCCGCGATACGAGATTCCGTGTTCGGTGTCGGGCACGGTGTCCGTCGACGGTCGCGAGTTCACGTTCACCGACGTGCCGGGCCAGCGCGACCACTCCTGGGGTGTGCGCGACTGGTGGGCGATGGACTGGGTGTGGAGCGCACTGCACCTCGACGACGGCACCCACCTGCACGGGGTCGACATCCGTATCCCCGGCGCCCCGCCGCTCGGTATCGGTTATGTGCAACCGCCCGGCGAACCGCTGATCGAACTGCAGACCGTCACCGCGCGAGAGACGTTCGCCGACAACGCGTTACCGGTGGAGACCACGCTGACCCTCGCGCCCGGCGACGTCACCGTCACAGCCGAGGTGCGCGCCCATGCTCCCGTGCTGCTGACCTCCCCCGACGGGCGGATTAGTCACTTCCCGCGCGCATGGGCAACGGTCACGACCGCCGACGGCCGCAAGGGCGTGGGCTGGCTGGAGTGGAACCGCAACCAGCCGTAG